From Pedosphaera parvula Ellin514:
ACTGTCAGAGCGGCATTGCTGCTCGTCACCGAGCCATACATGTTGCTCACCACCACGCTATATGAGCCCTGGTTTCCCACCGCCACATTCGGAATGCTCAGAGAAGGATTCGTTGCCCCGGCAATATTGGTTCCATTCAATTGCCATTGATAGGAAAGCGGTCCCAGACCAGTCACACCGGTGCTTAGCGTCACGTCCGCTCCGCCGGCTGCTGAGACATTTAATGGCTGTCGAGTAATGGAAGGTGAACCGTCATTAACGAGAGCTAAGCAGTGTTGTAAACCACTGGCAATGGCTGTCGCGTTGGTGAGAACAACTGGAATATTTGTTTGACCGAAATAATTGTATTTCCAAACGACCACCGAGCCAGTTGCTTGAAGTACCATGCTGTGTGATTCACCGCCTGCAATTGCAACGGCATTCAAGATCCCTGGCGGTACGTTGGTCTGCTCGAGTTGATTATCTCCCCAAATTACCACTGTTCCATCACTCTGGATCGCGAGACTGTGATTCTCCCCGCCGGCGATGGCCACTACGTTGCTCAGTTGAGGAGGAACGTTTGTCTGGCTAAATTGATTATACCCCCATGCTACCACAGTTCCATCACTTTTAAGAGCCAGACTGTGAAGGCCGCCTCCAGCAATGGCCACTACATTGCTCAATCCGGAGGGAATATTCGTTTGGCCAAATTGATTGTACCCCCACGCTATCACTGTCCCATCCTTTTTAAGAGCAAGGCTATGTTCGAAACCTGCGGCTATTTGAGTGACGTTGCTCAATCCAATCGGCGTATTGGTTTGCCCATACTGGTTCCAACCCCAGCAGCACACGCTGCCATCACGGCGGAGCGCCATGCTGTGATATTCTCCGCCACATATTGCGACGGCGTTTGTCAGGCTTGAAGGGACGTTAATCTGTCCTTCCAAGTTTCTACCCCAACCAATCACACTTCCGTCGCCCGTAAGTGCGAGATTATGATAACCTCCTGCGGCGATGGCTGTCACATTCGTCAGTTGGACTGGAATATTTGTCTGACCGAAACCGTTATATCCCCACGCAAGCACGGCTGTAGCCCCAACCGTCAGTGTGGCGTTGGAAGAGTAAACCGATCCATAGCTGTTGCTAATTATCAGTTGATACGTGCCGGCATTTCCCATTTGCAAATTTGCGAGGCTCAAAACTGGATTCGTCGCTCCCAGGATATTTATCCCGTTAAACAACCATTGATAAAATAGCGGTTCTGATCCTTGCACAAGAACTTGAAAACTCGCTTTTCCCCGGCTCGCCATGGCCTGGCTTACTGGCTGTGCTGTGATTACTGGTGCTGAATTATTTATGGTTAGGACCACATTTGAACTGTTCGTCTTTCCGTATGCATTCGTGACGACTAGGGCGTAATTACCTGCATCGGATGCTTGCACATTTGTCAGACAGAAACTGGAGTTGGTTGCGCCAGTAATACCGGCCCCATTGAATTGCCATTGGTAGATAAGCGGCGGAGTGCCAATCGCCTCGGCAGCGAAGTTTGCCGTTGCACCTGCGGATAAGGTTTGATTGGTTGGCGAAGTAGTGAAGGTCGGCAGAGTGATTCCGGGCGTGAAAGCCACCTGGTCAAGAGTGCCGGAGTCCTGACCCGTCGAAAGGCCGGCATTTATATATTTCCAAAGCAGCGTCTGGGAACCGGCTCCAAGATAAATGGTTTTCTGCTGCCAGCCCGAACTTCCGAAAAAACTCGCCTGTTGTATGCCGTTAACATAAAAGACATAAGCATTGAAAAAGCTTTCGGAGGCATTCCACCAAAAACTCAAAGTCCCTGGCCCTGTTACCGTCGTTTGAAGGGTAGATTGTTGATTAGTGCTGATCGGCCCGCTGCTGGCCGCCGCCACTCCGTCGTAACTGTTTGTTCCTTGAGCGAACCACGTCGCGTCGCCACCCGTTGTCCAAACCAGATTGGTGGTATCCAAAGCTTCTGCAAAATTGCTGCCATCAATTAGCAATTGATAAGAAATAGGAAGATGTCCAGCCACTCCCAAACTCAACGAGGCCGGTGCCCCTACTGAAGCAACTCGGTTGGTTGGCTCCTTCGCGATGATTGCGCCGGAATCAAGGCCACTTAAAATGGATTCGGAACTGGTCGTTGCGCCTACGGAGTTGGTAACTCCCCAGCAAACAACTGTCATTGCCATCGAAATTTTTAAACACCGAAGAACCACCATTATGTTGCCACCAGCAGGCCAAAATTTTCTCATATTTTTACTCATGGTGAATTCTCTCCCCATGGTGCAAATTATGCAGCACAATTTAAGCCATAGCTGTTTTTTGCAAATTTGTAACTCACGTGCTTCCGGTAGAACTAATTCTGTACAAAATTAGGAGACGATCTCTCTCTTGACGCCGCGATCACGACTGTGGCAGTCTTCCGCGGTCATGCATTATCTCACACGTGTATCTGTGCTATTTTTCCTCGCCGTTGCTCTGTTCTCCTCCGGTTGTGCCAGCTCTTCCAAGTTGGATGTGCCGATGGATTACAAAACCGTAACAGTCCACCAAAATTTTTATGGTGTGGTGGCCAACGATGAAATCAAATCACTCGTTAATCAGGGCTGGGTGGTTTACCGGGTCCAAGGCCGACGCTTCTCCCCGGAAAACTTTAATTATTACTGGTCCCTCCGTCGGCCAAAGTTCGTGAACCAGGCGAATGCCGGGCCCGCCATAACCCAATAGTCGCTCCCTCGTTCACGCACAAAACTTAAAATTGTCACTCACAAGCTGTTTAGATTCCGGTTTGACATCTTTTGAAAACAGTCGCAATTTTGACCTTATAACTCAACCCTTGGAATAGCTACCATGCGTGTGGCTGGCCACTGCTCCGACTGGTATTTCCTCCTCTCCGGCTGTTGCGGCTGATGGCACGATCTATACTGCCGCGTACAATGACACTTCGCTGTATGCCATCACGCCTGATCAAACCAACAAATGAGTCTTCGATGCTCAAGGAAAGTTATTCGCTTCACCCACCATCGCCCCGAACGGGACAATCTATTTGGTGGCAGGACAGAAGCTCTTTGCCATTTATGAAACGAACGGGCCGGCCACCAGCGTCTCTTCGATGTTCCGGCGCGATCGTAAACACAATGCCCGAGCCACGCAAATGGCCTTCAACAGCTCCAAACAACTGCCCGATGGAACGGCCCGGATGAACCTGCGTCTTGAGCCGGGAGCGAGTTACCGGGTGCAGGCCTCAACCGATCTCGTGCAGCGGCTTGATCTCACAAACTTTGTAAGCTCCAGTCTCTCCATCCAGTTTACCGATACCTCTGCCACCAATTACAGCCAACGCTTCTATCGTCTTGCGTCCCCGTAATCAGTCGGCTCAGGGAGATTTTTAGGCGAGCCACGGACGCCTTGATCAGGCATGGCTTTCCGTTGCTCGTTTTCTTTATGACCACTCCTTTCGCAATGCCGCGAGCGTTCCTCTTCACCGAAATTTGCTGAATCGCCGGAGGATTTGAGTATGATAAGGTCGTGACTGAAGAAAATCGGCACGACCCTGGATTGCAATTGACGGCTGCTCAAAAAACTCCCCATTCCACGCGCGGGAAACTGACCATCTTTTTTGGAATGGCACCCGGTGTTGGAAAAACTTACGCCATGCTTCAGTCCGCTCGCAAGGAGAAGGATGCCGGGCGCGATGTTGTCATCGGCTGGGTGGAAACACACGACTCTAAAGAAACCGCAGAATTGATGCAGGACTTGCCGCTGCTGGCGCCCAGGTATGCAACTTCGGACGGAGTCAGTGTCGCTCAGCTGGATTTGGAAACACTGCTTGCCCGCCGTCCCCAACTCGCCCTGGTGGATGATTTGGCACACGCCAATGTCGTAGATGCCCGGCATCGCAAGCGTTATCAGGATGTGCTCGAACTTCTCGATGCGGGAATTGATGTCTTCACGACTCTGAGTGTGCAGCATGTCGCCAGCCGTGCCGATACAGTGCAGCAAATCACTGGAGCCACCGTGCGCGACATGGTGCCTGACAGTGTTCTGGACTCTGCCGAGATCGAACTGATTGATATTTCGCCGGGGAAACTCCTCGAGCGCCTGAGCGAAACAACTCTTCGATTGTCGGATTACTCCCAGTTGGCGCAGTCCGATTTCTTTCGACCCGGCAACTTGATGGCTTTACGTGAAATGACTTTGCGCCTGGTTGCGGAGCGGGTGGGGCAGGGGGTGCATGACTACATGAAAACCATGCAAATCCAGGGGCCTTGGAAATCAGGCCATCGTTTGCTGGTAGCGGTCGGACCCAATGCCCTGGCTGAACAGTTAATTCGGTGGACCCGCCGGCTTGCGGACAGCCTGAACTCTCCCTGGATAGCCCTTTATGTCGAAGTTCCTCGGCCGCTGAACCAGGAGGTTCAATCGCGCGTAACCCGAAATCTTTCGCTGGCTCGTGACCTTGGAGCCGAAGTCATCACCACTACGGATGCGGACGTCGTGAAGGGTTTGCTGCGCGTGGCCATGCAGCATAATGTCACCCAGGTTATCGTCGGTGAACCATTGGATGTTCATGGGAGGAAGTTTAGCCATAGCGAATCCATTGTCCGGCGGCTCATTAGCGAGAGCGGTGAAATCGATATCCATGTCGTGCGTGCGGACCATGGCACCCCGGGCAAGTTGTCTCGCCAATGGAAGCGTCTGGATCGAGCCCCTTGGAAGCAATATCTCGCCGCCATAGGCGCGGTACTGGCTGTGACTCTGGCAGCCTTCCTTTTTACTCCTTTAATCGGGGTTCACTCTACTGCACTTATTTTCCTCCTTACCGTGGTAGTGCTGGCTCTTTTCGTCCAACGTGGCCCGTCTTTGCTGGCCGCAGCCATGAGCGCCATCCTTTGGGATTATTTTTTTCTACCCCCTGTTTTTGCCTTTCGCGTCAGTCACATAGAAGATGGCATGTTGTTGGGAATGTACTTTGTTGTCGCACTTGTTCTCGGCCAACTGACTGCCAGAATTCGAGCGCAGGAGGAGGCCGAGCGACAGCGCGAGGAACGGGCCACGGCATTATATCTGCTTACACGCGAATTGGCCGAGGGCAACAATCTCGACCAGATGTTGCAAAAAATGGTCCGACAGATGGAAAGTGTCTTTAAAGCTCAAATCGCTGTGCTGTTGCAAGACCCGCCCAATCGGCTCAGCCGGCAAGCTCATTCCGCCAGTGCTTTTCAGCTCTCGGAACCGGAGCACCGCGTCGCTTGCTGGGCTTTTGAACATGCTCAGCCTGCCGGTGCCTTCACTGACAACCTTCCGGTCGCTGATGCACTTTATGTTCCACTCACAACCGCCACCGGAACTGTTGGCGTCATGGGGCTGCGTTTCAGTCAGTCTTTTCCGCCGACCATGCACCAACGAACCCTGCTTAACACATTTTCGCAACAAATCGCGCTCGCGCTCGACCGTCTCCGCCTGCAGCAGGTTTCGGAAAAATCCAAAATCCTCGCTGAGTCCGAGCGTTTGACGAAAACGCTTCTGAACTCCATTTCGCACGAAATCCGCACCCCCATTGCTGCCATCCAAAGCGCTGCCAGCAACCTCGTTGAACTGAACGATGCTCCTTTGTCCGAACCGCAGCAATCGATGGTTGGTGAGATTCAGGAAGCGACCGATAGGTTGAATCGTCTTGTGGGTAACGTGCTCGAGATCACCCGGATCGAATCGGGGCACGTCAAACCCAGGCTCAGCCTTTGTGATGTGAACGATCTGGTTCATGTTTGCATTAAAGAAACCCGCAAACAACTCGCACGCCATGGCGTCACAGTGGACTTGCAACCGCATTTGCCACTCGTTCCCATGGATTTCGTTTTGATTCAGCAGGCGCTCTCTAATCTTCTGTCAAATGCTGCTCTACACACGCGTGCTGGCACGAGCGTTCGTTTGACCGCGCGCGTGGAGCAGACCGAGTTCGTCCTTTCTGTGGCTGATCAAGGTGCTGGCATTCCTGCCGAAGCGCTTCCCCGGATATTTGATAAATTTTATCGTGCCCCCAATGCTCCCGCGGGCGGCACCGGCCTTGGACTCTCGTTGGTAAAAGGCTTTGTGGAAGCTCATGGCGGCAGCGTTCTCGCTCAAAATGATCCTAAAGGCGGTGCCATCTTTGCCATTCGTCTGCCAATAAACCAGTCTCCTTCCAACCAACCAGCTTTGTGATCAATACGGATGCCAAAAAACACACTGTTCTGATTATTGATGATGAACTCCAAATCCGTCGTCTGCTGCGTGTTTACCTGGAGCGAAATGGTTATGAAGTGATTGAAGCACCTACGGGAATCGACGGCATTGGTGAAGTTGCCCGGTGCCATCCGGATGCAGTGCTTTTGGATTTGGGTCTCCCTGATATGGATGGCCTGGCTGTGCTAAAGCGCTTGCGCGAATGGAGCCAGGTGCCGGTCCTGGTGGTATCGGTTCGCGGGCAGGATGATGACAAAATAGTCGCGCTGGATAACGGTGCCGATGATTATCTGACCAAACCGTTTAGCACCGGAGAGCTTCTGGCACGTTTGCGAGTGGCCCATCGCCACGCGCAGCCAAGCAGTCCGCCAGCCGTCTTTCGTGCCCGTAACCTGGAAGTTGATTTAGCCACGCGCACGGTAAAAGTAAACGGTCAAAAGGTAAAACTGACAGCCACCGAATATTCACTGCTGAACATGTTTGTGCGTCATGCCGGCAAAGTTCTGACGCACGGGCAGGTGTTACGTGAAATTTGGGGGCCGGCCGATGCGGATAAGACCGGGTATCTCAGGGTTTACATGGCTTATTTGCGCGAAAAGATCGAACTGAACCCTGCCGAACCCGAGCTTCTGATTACTGAGCCCGGTGTGGGTTACCGTTTGGCACTCCAGGAGTGACAGACGTAGCGCCAAATTAAACTCAGCTCGACGGTCCGAGTCCATCCCCTCAAAAGCCTTCTGTAACTGTCACTTCTTCCATTTCTTCTCCATATCAGAATGGATCTGAGTTTTCAGCGTAACAGGATGTTGTAAGCGATTGCAGTTCGTTCATTAACCCTTTTTTAATACATGTTATTGTCGCATGTTAAAGATGGCCAAAAAGATACAGGTGATGGCGGTAAATAAAACGCCACACTGTTTTTATTTATCCACAGTTTAGCTTTGACTTGCCGAGCTGTCGAAATTTTATCTCTCTGTTTCCTAGGGAAATTGCAGTATTAGAATTTTATTAAATATTTTTCTTTCGCTGGCATCGCCCGTGCTTAGGGGGGAGTTGTGACCTGTAATTGTTCCAGTTATTTCGATCGATTGTTTGCTTTCTCGAGGGGCGCAATTTTGAGTCGGGCAGGCGCATGTTTTGCCATTCAGCATAACCGTTAATCAATTCAATGAGCATGAAAAAAATAGAAGCCATCATAAAGCCCTTCAAACTTGAAGAGGTAAAGGACGCCTTGGGAGAGGTGGGTATTGAAGGTATGACTGTCAGCGAAGTAAAGGGATTCGGCCGTCAGAAGGGCCACACCGAAATCTATCGTGGCAGCGAGTATACCGTGGATTTTTTGCCCAAGATCAAACTGGAACTGGTAGTGGCCGATGATCAATTGGACGCGGCGGTTACCGCCATCGTCAAATCAGCCAAGACCGGCAAGATTGGTGATGGCAAAGTGTTCGTGTCAAACGTCGAGGATGCCATCCGCATTCGCACTGAAGAAAAGGGAGAAAAAGCTGTTTAACGAATCGATACAAGGAACTTACCATGAAAAAATTGATACTCTTAACTGGACTGATGGTGGGGATGATCGTGTCGGGATCTTCACTTCTGGCTGCTGATGAACCCGCAGCCGCCCCCGCCGCGGCCGCTGCAGCAACAGCGCCTGCCGCACCTGCGCTGAAGGAGCCGAATATCGAACAACGGCTCGCTGATTTGGAAGCTTACGTGAACAACGGTGCTCGCTCCTGCGATGCGGCCACCAACATTTCTTCCAAGATTGCAGGTCCTGGTCCCGGCCATAACGCCTGGATGATGACAAGCTCGGCCCTCGTTCTTTTCATGACCCTGCCCGGCCTGGCTCTCTTTTATGGTGGCTTGGTCCGCAGAAAGAACGTGCTGTCCGTTCTCGCCCAATGCCTGGGAATCACCGGTTTGGTGGCGATTCTTTGGTGGGTTTGCGGCTACAGCCTGGTCTTTGCCAGGGGCAGTGGCGGTGATGCCACGATTCTCGGCAGCCTCAAGACTTATGCCTTCCTGAATGGCGTTGATTCCATCCCGAACAAGGACTACGCCTCCTGGGTTTCGCACAACGTCTTCTCCATGTATCAGATGATGTTCGCGATCATCACTCCCGCGCTGATCGTAGGCGCCATTGCTGAGCGCATGAAGTTTTCCGCCATTCTACTCTTCGTGACTCTCTGGATGTTCGTGGTTTATTTCCCCCTCGCTCACATGATCTGGGGCGTCGATGGCTATATGAATGGTGTTTGGAATGCAGCCGCCAAGATCAAGGCCATCGATTTCGCCGGTGGCACCGTGGTGCACATGTCCTCCGGATGGTCCGCTCTGATTCTTTGCATCATCCTGGGCAAACGCATTGGCTTCGGCAAGGAGCCCATGCCGCCACACAGCATGGTCCTTTGTATGGTTGGCACTGGCATGCTCTGGGTCGGTTGGTACGGCTTCAATGCTGGTAGCGCTGTGGCTGCCGACAGCACTGCTGCCAACGCCTTTATCACCACCACCATGGCGACTGCGGTTGCTTCCTTCGCCTGGGGCATGGCTGAATACGTCCTTCGCGGCAAACCCAGTGTGCTCGGTTTCTGCTCCGGTGCGGTCGCCGGTCTGGTTGTCATCACTCCCGCCTGCGGTTTCGTGAATACCACAGGCGCCATGATTATCGGCGTCGCTGCTGGTTTGGTTCCCTTCTTCGCGGTCTGGAAGTTAAAGGCCTGGTTCGGTTATGATGATGCCCTCGATACCTTCGGTGTTCACGCTGTGGGTGGAACGATGGGCGCTTTTCTCACCGGTATTCTGGCAGTGCCAGCGACTTTGGTTGATGGAAAAATTAATCCTGCCGCTGTGAATGCTAATCTCGCAAGCAATGTGGATAAATACATTTACAAAGGCACTCTCTGGCTCGAACAGCTTAAGGCCATGGGCTTGACGATTGTCATGGCGGTCGTGGGCACGGTCATCATTGCCTACATCGTCAAGGCAGTCGTGGGTCTCCGTCCAACGCCGGAAGTCGAAACCGCCGGTCTTGATCTGGCCGAACACGGGGAAGAAGGTTATCACGGCGAAGGTGCAATGTAATCAATTTGAATACCCGGGCCGGCTACCAAACGAAGCCGGCCCGGCTTTCCTAACCAACTCATAACAAAATATGGCAAACGAAAACGTAAAAGCAGCGACTCCCAAGGGAGTCATCGATCTGGCCAAGAAGCAGGGGGCCCGGATGGTAGACATCAAGTTTGTGGATACCTTCGGCACCTGGCAGCACTTCAGCGTGCCGGTGGCCGAACTCACCGAGGAGGTCTTTGCCGAGGGCTTTGGCTTTGACGGCTCCTCCATCCGGGGCTGGAAGAGCATAGAAGCCTCCGACATGCTGGCCATGCCGGACCCGGGCACGGCCTTCATTGATCCCTTCTGCGCGGTCCCCACCTTAAGCCTGACCTGCACCATTGCCGAGACCGGCACCAAGGAGGCCTACAACCGGGATCCCCGCGGGATTGCCCAGCGGGGGGAAAAGTACCTCGCCTCCACCGGGCTGGCCGACACGGCCGTCTTTGGTCCCGAAGCCGAGTTCTTCATCTTTGACAACGTGCAGTATGACCACAAGGCCAACGGCACCTTCTACAGCGTGGATAGCGAGGAGGCCATCTGGAACAGCGGGCGCGATGAAATGCCCAACCTGGGCTACAAGACCCGCTACAAGGAGGGCTACTTCCCCGTGGCCCCCACCGACACCCAGCAGGATATCCGCACCGAAATGTGCCTGGTCATGGAGCAGTTGGGCATCAAGGTCGAGCGCCAGCACCATGAAGTGGCCACGGCCGGGCAGGCCGAAATTGACTTCCGCTTTGACACGCTGGTCAAGACGGCCGACACGATGATGCTCTACAAGTACATCATCAAGAACGTCGCCCGCAAGCACGGCAAGACCGTGACCTTCATGCCCAAGCCCCTCTTTGGGGACAATGGCTCCGGGATGCACACCCACCAGTCCCTCTGGAAGAAGGGCAAGCCCCTCTTTGCGGGCAAGGAATACGCCGGGCTCTCCGAGATGGCCCTCTACTATATTGGGGGCATTCTCAAGCACGCCAAGGCGCTCTGCGCCATCTGCAACCCCACCACCAACAGCTACAAGCGTTTGGTGCCCGGGTATGAGGCGCCCGTGAACCTGGCTTACTCGGCCCGCAACCGCAGTGCGGCCATCCGCATCCCCACCTTCAGCGAGAGCCCCAAGGCCAAGCGCATTGAGTATCGCCCGCCGGACCCGGCCGCCAATCCGTACCTGGCCTACACGGCCCTGCTCATGGCGGGCCTGGACGGGGTGCTCAACAAGATTGATCCCGGTGAGCCCCTGGACAAGAACATCTATGAGCTGCCGCCCGAGGAGCTCAAGAAGGTGCCCAATGTGCCCGGCAGCCTGGGGGAGGCCCTGGACCACCTGGAGAAGGACCACGAGTTCCTGCTCAAGGGGGATGTGTTTACGAAGGACTTCCTGGAAATGTGGGTCACCCACAAGCGCAAGGAGCATGATGCCCTGCGCCTGCGCCCGCATCCCTACGAATTCTTCCTCTACTACGACGTGTAGAAAACCATTGCCTCAAATAGGCAAACAATAGCAAAACGGCGTGGATGCAAATCCACGCCGTTTTGGTCTGGAAGGGCCACGAAGGATGAACTGAAAGACTTTTGTTCCCGGCATCCTTACCGTTCCCTTGTTAATAAAGGCTTATAACAGGCTTTAGGGCATTTCGACTACGCGATAGAATCGTTGCGGATTATTGGTCGCGTCCGTGTCCTGCAGCAGGAGCATCCCATTGGTGATGCTCAAGCAATTGGTCAGCGGCATCCATGTGATGAGATCGCTGCTGACCCGGACCTCGAAGTGCGGCGCATCCACGAACGAGATGCTTCCTCCATCACTATCTCCAAATAGCAGGGCCATGCTCCCATCGGTGCCCGGGACCAGACTTTGCAATTTTTGCGGCACCAAAACACGCAGGATCGCGTTGCTGCTTGTCAAGGAGCCAAACGCATTTGTCACAATCACTGAATAGGCGCCAGCATCTGATCGCTGCAGTCCTGTTAATTGGAGAGCCGTCGTGGTTGCACCGTTGATCTTAACGCCATTCTTCCACCATTGATAACTCAGGGGTTGCGAACCGTCCGCCACGACCATGAACGTGGCCGGAGAGCCGCCGACCGCAACCACATTGGTCGGTTGCGAAATCAGAAATGGCAGTTGCCCAATTACAACGGCTGCGACATTGGAGCTGGTCACAACGCCAAGCGCATTGCTCACCACCACAGAGTAAGTGCCGCTGTTGGTTGTCTGGTTACCGTTGAGAAAAAGCGACGCATTGGTTGCGCCAGTAATGTTCACCCCGTTGAAGAACCAGCGGAAAGAGAGTGGCTGGATGCTCGTGGCTCCAACGCTCAACAAGAGCGGATGGCCGGCAAAAACATGGGCTGTTAATGGTTGTCTCGCAACGGCGGGATCACCTGTCGCTATCAAGGCTATCGAATGCAAACGACCACCCGCAATGCTGACAATGTCAGTCAGGCCTGTTGGCACCACACTGGGGAGGTTCGGGCCGAATCCTCCCCAGCCCACCGCAGTTCCCCCGGCCTTGATTGCTAGGCTATGAAACCATCCTCTCGCGATGAATACCACGTTCGTCAAACCCGCCGGCACATTGCATTGGCCGTTGTTGTTCAATCCCCAGGCCACGACCGTTCCGTCCGCCTTCAATGCCAGGCTGTGCGATTCACCCGCAGCAATCATCACCACATTGCTAAGATTGGCTGGAACATTGGTCTGGCCGAAGCTGTTCAAACCCCAGGCCGTCAAAGTCCCATCAGATTTCAAGGCAACGCTGTGATCGTGGCCCGCAGCAATCGCCACAACATTTGTCAAACCCGCGGGCACATTGCACTGGCCAAAGGAATTACTCCCCCAGCACACAATCGTCCCATCAAGCTTCAACGCCAGGTTATGATTCCCCCCCGCCGCAATGGCCACGACATTCGTTAATCCTGCCGGTGGGCTGGTGGTAAATCCCCACGCCACAACCGTGCCATTCGATTTCAAAGCAAGACTGTGACCGGGGCCGCCCGCTATCGCGATCACATTGGTCGCGCTGGTCGGCACGATGGTTTGGCCACTCCCATTGGCGCCCCAGGCTAAAACATTCCCATCCGCCTTCAATGCCAGGCAATGGTCGTACCCTGCCGCAATGGACACAATCTTCGTCGTAGTCAGCGATACGTTTGTTTGACCCAGGCCACCGTCACCCCAGGGCACCACCACGTTCCGCACCACTGTCAGCTTGGAATTGGCGCTTACAACCGCGCCTGATTGTTGGTTGCTCACAATCACAGAATAATTTCCCTCGTTCGCCAATTGCACCGAAGCGATTTTGTAAATGGCATTCGTTGCATTAACAATATTTTGCCCCTTGAATTGCCACTGGTAGGTCAATGGAAGTTGATTGACCACACCCACACTGAGCATGGCGGGTTGGAACGGCGTCATCCCTCCGGATGCCGGCCCACGTGCAATCGCCGGGTCTGCCGTGCTCATGAGCAGCAGGCTCTGATTGTTGCCGGCGGCTATTCCCACAATTCCGGGCAGTTGGGGAGGAATGTTGGGTTGCGCCCCGTTAATTAGGCCCCACATCACTATTGTCCCATCGGACTTCAAGGCAATGCTGTGGGTTGATCCCGCGGCAATCGCCACAACATTACTCAAGCTGGTTGGCACATTGGCCTGGCCGGAGGAATTAAGACCCCATGCCACCACCGTTCCGTTGGAACGCAAGGCGAGGCAGTGGTTATTACCCGCGGCAATTGCCACAATATTGGTTAAGCCGCTGGGCAGGTTCGTTTGACCAAAGGAGTTTGCGCCCCATGCCACAACGCTCCCTCCTGCCTTCAATGCCAAAGCATGATCCACTCCCACATCTATCCCGATGATTCCGGTAACAGCCGGTGGCACATTCGTGATCGCAGGTTTTGGTCCCCAAGCAAAGACGGTTCCGTCGGTTTTTAACACCATATAGTTGTTGATTGACGAATCAGAACCCATTGCAATTGCCACGACGTTATTCGTTGCCCCTGCTGGAACCACTGTTGTTCCTCCCCACGCCACCACGGTTCCATTCGATTGCAACGCCAGGCTCTGATTGTACCCCGCAGCAATGGCCATCACGTTGGTAACATTCGCCGGCACGGTGGAAAGCGAACCCCAGGAAATGACTGTCCCATCCGGCTTCAACCCCAAATCATGATTATATCCTGCCGCCAATGCCACGACATTGCTCAAACCGGCTGGCGGCAAATTTGGAACAGGCGAGCCCAAAGTGGTAATAGGCACCAGCGACAATGTCGCAGTCGAACTCACCGTAGCGCCTGCCGCATTCGTCACCCGCACACTATAATTCCCCGCCTGTGCCGCAGTGAGTCCGGTCAAAGTCAACGTCGTGTTCGTCTCTGCCGTAATATC
This genomic window contains:
- a CDS encoding immunoglobulin domain-containing protein, with product MAMTVVCWGVTNSVGATTSSESILSGLDSGAIIAKEPTNRVASVGAPASLSLGVAGHLPISYQLLIDGSNFAEALDTTNLVWTTGGDATWFAQGTNSYDGVAAASSGPISTNQQSTLQTTVTGPGTLSFWWNASESFFNAYVFYVNGIQQASFFGSSGWQQKTIYLGAGSQTLLWKYINAGLSTGQDSGTLDQVAFTPGITLPTFTTSPTNQTLSAGATANFAAEAIGTPPLIYQWQFNGAGITGATNSSFCLTNVQASDAGNYALVVTNAYGKTNSSNVVLTINNSAPVITAQPVSQAMASRGKASFQVLVQGSEPLFYQWLFNGINILGATNPVLSLANLQMGNAGTYQLIISNSYGSVYSSNATLTVGATAVLAWGYNGFGQTNIPVQLTNVTAIAAGGYHNLALTGDGSVIGWGRNLEGQINVPSSLTNAVAICGGEYHSMALRRDGSVCCWGWNQYGQTNTPIGLSNVTQIAAGFEHSLALKKDGTVIAWGYNQFGQTNIPSGLSNVVAIAGGGLHSLALKSDGTVVAWGYNQFSQTNVPPQLSNVVAIAGGENHSLAIQSDGTVVIWGDNQLEQTNVPPGILNAVAIAGGESHSMVLQATGSVVVWKYNYFGQTNIPVVLTNATAIASGLQHCLALVNDGSPSITRQPLNVSAAGGADVTLSTGVTGLGPLSYQWQLNGTNIAGATNPSLSIPNVAVGNQGSYSVVVSNMYGSVTSSNAALTVLPLPSPLLFRTGPQYLQLTSDGFKLQVTGATGPVIIYSSTNLLNWQPVCTNSPTSGTVQYIDSAATNSGLRFYRAVQQ
- a CDS encoding PQQ-binding-like beta-propeller repeat protein, with product MWLATAPTGISSSPAVAADGTIYTAAYNDTSLYAITPDQTNK
- a CDS encoding sensor histidine kinase, coding for MTEENRHDPGLQLTAAQKTPHSTRGKLTIFFGMAPGVGKTYAMLQSARKEKDAGRDVVIGWVETHDSKETAELMQDLPLLAPRYATSDGVSVAQLDLETLLARRPQLALVDDLAHANVVDARHRKRYQDVLELLDAGIDVFTTLSVQHVASRADTVQQITGATVRDMVPDSVLDSAEIELIDISPGKLLERLSETTLRLSDYSQLAQSDFFRPGNLMALREMTLRLVAERVGQGVHDYMKTMQIQGPWKSGHRLLVAVGPNALAEQLIRWTRRLADSLNSPWIALYVEVPRPLNQEVQSRVTRNLSLARDLGAEVITTTDADVVKGLLRVAMQHNVTQVIVGEPLDVHGRKFSHSESIVRRLISESGEIDIHVVRADHGTPGKLSRQWKRLDRAPWKQYLAAIGAVLAVTLAAFLFTPLIGVHSTALIFLLTVVVLALFVQRGPSLLAAAMSAILWDYFFLPPVFAFRVSHIEDGMLLGMYFVVALVLGQLTARIRAQEEAERQREERATALYLLTRELAEGNNLDQMLQKMVRQMESVFKAQIAVLLQDPPNRLSRQAHSASAFQLSEPEHRVACWAFEHAQPAGAFTDNLPVADALYVPLTTATGTVGVMGLRFSQSFPPTMHQRTLLNTFSQQIALALDRLRLQQVSEKSKILAESERLTKTLLNSISHEIRTPIAAIQSAASNLVELNDAPLSEPQQSMVGEIQEATDRLNRLVGNVLEITRIESGHVKPRLSLCDVNDLVHVCIKETRKQLARHGVTVDLQPHLPLVPMDFVLIQQALSNLLSNAALHTRAGTSVRLTARVEQTEFVLSVADQGAGIPAEALPRIFDKFYRAPNAPAGGTGLGLSLVKGFVEAHGGSVLAQNDPKGGAIFAIRLPINQSPSNQPAL
- a CDS encoding response regulator — encoded protein: MINTDAKKHTVLIIDDELQIRRLLRVYLERNGYEVIEAPTGIDGIGEVARCHPDAVLLDLGLPDMDGLAVLKRLREWSQVPVLVVSVRGQDDDKIVALDNGADDYLTKPFSTGELLARLRVAHRHAQPSSPPAVFRARNLEVDLATRTVKVNGQKVKLTATEYSLLNMFVRHAGKVLTHGQVLREIWGPADADKTGYLRVYMAYLREKIELNPAEPELLITEPGVGYRLALQE
- a CDS encoding P-II family nitrogen regulator, whose product is MKKIEAIIKPFKLEEVKDALGEVGIEGMTVSEVKGFGRQKGHTEIYRGSEYTVDFLPKIKLELVVADDQLDAAVTAIVKSAKTGKIGDGKVFVSNVEDAIRIRTEEKGEKAV